A part of Bacillus thuringiensis genomic DNA contains:
- a CDS encoding NupC/NupG family nucleoside CNT transporter, with protein sequence MNLLWGIGGVIGVLAIAFLLSSNRKAINWRTILIALALQMSFSFIVLRWDAGKAGLKYAADGVQGLINFSYEGIKFVAGDLVNAKGPWGFVFFIQALLPIVFISSLVAILYHFGIMQRFVSVVGGALSKLLGTSKAESLNSVTTVFLGQTEAPILIKPYLARLTNSEFFTIMVSGMTAVAGSVLVGYAAMGIPLEHLLAAAIMAAPSSLLIAKLIMPETEKVDNNVELSTEREDANVIDAAARGASEGMQLVINVAAMLMAFIALIALLNGLLGLIGSLFHIKLSLDLIFGYLLSPFAILIGVSPGEAIQAASFIGQKLAINEFVAYANLGPHMAEFSAKTNLILTFAICGFANFSSIAIQLGVTGTLAPTRRKQIAQLGIKAVIAGTLANFLNAAVAGMMFL encoded by the coding sequence ATGAATCTTTTATGGGGAATTGGCGGCGTGATTGGAGTATTAGCAATTGCTTTCTTACTATCTTCCAACCGCAAAGCTATTAATTGGCGCACAATTTTAATCGCGCTAGCATTACAAATGTCATTTTCATTTATCGTATTACGATGGGATGCCGGAAAAGCAGGTTTAAAATACGCTGCTGATGGTGTTCAAGGATTAATTAATTTTTCTTACGAGGGAATTAAGTTCGTTGCTGGGGATTTAGTCAACGCAAAAGGCCCTTGGGGATTTGTCTTCTTTATTCAAGCACTACTTCCAATCGTATTTATTAGTTCATTAGTAGCAATCTTATATCATTTCGGTATTATGCAGAGATTTGTGAGTGTCGTTGGTGGCGCATTAAGTAAACTTCTTGGAACTTCTAAAGCAGAAAGTTTAAACTCAGTAACAACTGTATTTTTAGGACAAACTGAAGCTCCAATCTTAATCAAACCTTACTTAGCACGTTTAACAAATAGTGAATTCTTCACTATTATGGTAAGCGGTATGACAGCTGTTGCCGGATCAGTTCTTGTCGGCTATGCAGCAATGGGTATTCCGTTAGAACACTTATTAGCAGCAGCAATTATGGCAGCTCCATCAAGTTTATTAATCGCGAAACTAATTATGCCAGAAACAGAAAAAGTAGATAATAACGTTGAACTTTCTACAGAACGTGAAGATGCAAACGTTATCGATGCAGCTGCACGTGGTGCATCTGAAGGTATGCAACTTGTTATTAACGTAGCAGCAATGTTAATGGCTTTCATCGCATTAATCGCTTTATTAAATGGTCTATTAGGATTAATTGGCTCTCTGTTCCATATTAAACTTAGCCTTGATTTAATCTTCGGTTACTTATTATCACCATTTGCAATCTTAATCGGGGTTTCTCCAGGGGAAGCTATACAGGCAGCAAGCTTTATCGGTCAAAAACTTGCAATCAACGAATTCGTTGCATACGCAAACTTGGGACCACACATGGCAGAGTTCTCTGCAAAAACAAACTTAATTTTAACATTCGCAATCTGTGGATTCGCAAACTTCTCTTCTATCGCAATTCAATTAGGTGTAACTGGAACGTTAGCTCCTACTCGCCGTAAACAAATTGCACAGTTAGGGATTAAAGCAGTTATCGCTGGTACATTAGCGAACTTCTTAAATGCAGCAGTTGCAGGTATGATGTTCCTATAA